A single region of the Eriocheir sinensis breed Jianghai 21 unplaced genomic scaffold, ASM2467909v1 Scaffold78, whole genome shotgun sequence genome encodes:
- the LOC126994363 gene encoding uncharacterized protein LOC126994363, whose protein sequence is MEKTVKEEIADLLGPWESEHCPDQQRTDTDQEDPRAQTQSKKEPQAGNNVKMEELEEEVDFLKTSMLELVDRLRRSQEDSPTKPLLKPRDIPILERRHLKGVEGGGRLEVFLSQIEQCTPRGEDRKRIALSRVDAELAVYIQSTLKHGPVVDWEEFKISLIKELTDQSKGKVFDALNDLKYSYEEDATEFVTQLKCKFALLEVKSNPGEVPKREKVIKSKLLKGMPRDSRDRLEIYMDNHVPLDTFMEKLEVERLVAQARKKDSVFMVKDDAPPAGASSTGASPVTSPKAESLAEPTALASYLDRIERRLERWEEQKKQPRERRTSVYCPYCRSTTHDVQSCFKNPLPGSCFDCLRMNCRRGYPGCPGRKTFQTR, encoded by the coding sequence ATGGAGAAAACTGTAAAGGAAGAGATAGCTGACTTGCTGGGTCCATGGGAAAGTGAACACTGCCCAGACCAACAGCGTACTGACACTGACCAGGAAGACCCTAGGGCACAAACACAGTCAAAGAAAGAGCCACAAGCGGGTAACAACGTGAAAATGGAAGAACTCGAGGAAGAGGTAGATTTTCTAAAAACATCAATGTTAGAATTAGTGGACCGATTACGTAGAAGCCAAGAAGACTCGCCTACCAAACCACTACTTAAACCAAGGGACATACCCATCCTTGAGAGAAGACACCtgaagggagtagaaggaggaggcagattagAGGTATTCCTTTCCCAGATAGAACAATGCACCCCACGGGGGGAAGATCGAAAAAGAATAGCTTTGAGTCGAGTAGACGCCGAATTAGCAGTTTACATTCAAAGCACTCTGAAGCATGGCCCCGTGGTGGACTGGGAAGAATTCAAGATATCACTGATCAAAGAACTAACGGatcagagtaaaggaaaggtattCGATGCCTTAAATGACCTCAAATACTCATATGAGGAAGACGCGACCGAATTTGTCACCCAACTTAAATGTAAATTCGCACTCCTAGAGGTAAAATCAAACCCAGGAGAAGTCCccaagagagaaaaagtaattaaGTCAAAGCTGTTAAAGGGAATGCCTCGAGATAGTAGAGACAGGCTAGAAATATATATGGATAATCACGTGCCACTCGACACCTTTATGGAAAAACTAGAGGTGGAACGACTAGTAgctcaagcaaggaaaaaagacagTGTCTTTATGGTGAAGGACGACGCTCCTCCAGCTGGTGCATCAAGCACTGGAGCATCACCAGTAACATCCCCGAAGGCTGAATCCTTGGCAGAACCTACCGCCTTAGCCTCCTATCTCGATCGAATCGAGCGCAGACTAGAGCGGTgggaagagcaaaagaaacaaCCTCGAGAGAGAAGGACATCCGTGTACTGCCCGTATTGTAGGTCCACAACACACGACGTGCAGTCATGCTTTAAGAATCCGCTTCCCGGTTCGTGTTTTGATTGTTTGAGGATGAACTGCCGAAGAGGGTACCCTggttgtccagggaggaagacctTTCAGACACGGTGA